A window from Odocoileus virginianus isolate 20LAN1187 ecotype Illinois chromosome 24, Ovbor_1.2, whole genome shotgun sequence encodes these proteins:
- the LETMD1 gene encoding LETM1 domain-containing protein 1 isoform X1 has protein sequence MALSRVCWARAALWGSAVPPGLYVVRRLQFVPSGLTWGAPRSSKLHLSPKADVKSLISYVVTKAKVINGKYHRFLGRHFPRFYVLYTIFMKGLQMFWADAKKARRIKTNMWKHNIKFHQLPYREMEHLRQFRRDVTKCLFLGILSIPPFANYLVFLLMYLFPRQLLIQHFWTAKQQIDFLDIYHALRKQSHPEILCYLEKVVPLISDAGLQWHMTELCAKMQHGTHPAVHDILALRECFANHPLGMDQLRALQMKALSRAMLLTPYLPSVLLRHRLKTHTTVIHQLDKALAKLGVGQLTAQEVKSACYLRGLNSTHIAEERCRTWLGEWLQISCSLKETELSLLLHNVVLLSINYVGSRR, from the exons ATGGCGCTCTCCAGAGTGTGTTGGGCTCGGGCTGCTTTGTGGGGTTCGGCGGTGCCCCCTGGACTCTATGTCGTCCGGAGGCTGCAGTTTGTTCCCTCTGGCCTGACCTGGGGGGCCCCTCG gtcttcaaagctTCATCTTTCTCCAAAGGCAGATGTGAAGAGCTTGATCTCTTATGTGGTGACCAAGGCAAAAGTGATTAATGGGAAATACCATCGTTTCTTGGGTCGTCATTTCCCCCGCTTCTATGTCCTGTATACAATCTTCATGAAAG GATTGCAGATGTTTTGGGCTGATGCCAAAAAGGCTAGAAGAATAAAGACAAATATGTGGAAGCATAATATAAAGTTTCATCAACTTCCATACCGGGAGATGGAGCATTTGAGACAG TTTCGTCGAGACGTCACCAAGTGTCTTTTCCTAGGTATTCTTTCCATTCCACCCTTTGCCAACTACCTGGTCTTCTTGCTAAT gtACCTGTTTCCTAGGCAACTGCTGATCCAACATTTCTGGACCGCAAAGCAACAGATTGATTTCTTAGATATCTATCATGCTCTCCGGAAGCAGTCCCACCCAGAAATCCTTTGTTATTTAGAAAAAGTTGTCCCTCTCATTTCTGATGCAGGACTCCAGTGGCATATGACAGAGTTGTGTGCCAAG ATGCAACATGGTACCCACCCAGCAGTACATGATATCCTGGCTCTGAGAGAGTGTTTCGCTAACCATCCTCTGGGCATGGACCAGCTCCGTGCTTTGCAGATG AAAGCCTTGAGTCGAGCCATGCTTCTCACACCTTATCTGCCTTCTGTCTTATTGAGACACCGTTTAAAGACTCACACCACTGTAATCCACCAACTGGACAAGGCTTTGGCAAAGCTGGGGGTTGGCCAGCTGACCGCTCAGGAGGTGAAGTCG GCTTGTTATCTTCGTGGCCTGAATTCCACCCATATTGCTGAAGAGAGGTGTCGAACTTGGCTGGGAGAATGGCTACAGATTTCCTGCAGCCTGAAAG AAACTGAGCTGTCCCTCTTGCTACACAACGTGGTCCTGCTTTCCATCAACTACGTTGGGTCAAGGCGCTGA
- the LETMD1 gene encoding LETM1 domain-containing protein 1 isoform X3, with translation MFWADAKKARRIKTNMWKHNIKFHQLPYREMEHLRQFRRDVTKCLFLGILSIPPFANYLVFLLMYLFPRQLLIQHFWTAKQQIDFLDIYHALRKQSHPEILCYLEKVVPLISDAGLQWHMTELCAKMQHGTHPAVHDILALRECFANHPLGMDQLRALQMKALSRAMLLTPYLPSVLLRHRLKTHTTVIHQLDKALAKLGVGQLTAQEVKSACYLRGLNSTHIAEERCRTWLGEWLQISCSLKETELSLLLHNVVLLSINYVGSRR, from the exons ATGTTTTGGGCTGATGCCAAAAAGGCTAGAAGAATAAAGACAAATATGTGGAAGCATAATATAAAGTTTCATCAACTTCCATACCGGGAGATGGAGCATTTGAGACAG TTTCGTCGAGACGTCACCAAGTGTCTTTTCCTAGGTATTCTTTCCATTCCACCCTTTGCCAACTACCTGGTCTTCTTGCTAAT gtACCTGTTTCCTAGGCAACTGCTGATCCAACATTTCTGGACCGCAAAGCAACAGATTGATTTCTTAGATATCTATCATGCTCTCCGGAAGCAGTCCCACCCAGAAATCCTTTGTTATTTAGAAAAAGTTGTCCCTCTCATTTCTGATGCAGGACTCCAGTGGCATATGACAGAGTTGTGTGCCAAG ATGCAACATGGTACCCACCCAGCAGTACATGATATCCTGGCTCTGAGAGAGTGTTTCGCTAACCATCCTCTGGGCATGGACCAGCTCCGTGCTTTGCAGATG AAAGCCTTGAGTCGAGCCATGCTTCTCACACCTTATCTGCCTTCTGTCTTATTGAGACACCGTTTAAAGACTCACACCACTGTAATCCACCAACTGGACAAGGCTTTGGCAAAGCTGGGGGTTGGCCAGCTGACCGCTCAGGAGGTGAAGTCG GCTTGTTATCTTCGTGGCCTGAATTCCACCCATATTGCTGAAGAGAGGTGTCGAACTTGGCTGGGAGAATGGCTACAGATTTCCTGCAGCCTGAAAG AAACTGAGCTGTCCCTCTTGCTACACAACGTGGTCCTGCTTTCCATCAACTACGTTGGGTCAAGGCGCTGA
- the LETMD1 gene encoding LETM1 domain-containing protein 1 isoform X2, whose protein sequence is MKGLQMFWADAKKARRIKTNMWKHNIKFHQLPYREMEHLRQFRRDVTKCLFLGILSIPPFANYLVFLLMYLFPRQLLIQHFWTAKQQIDFLDIYHALRKQSHPEILCYLEKVVPLISDAGLQWHMTELCAKMQHGTHPAVHDILALRECFANHPLGMDQLRALQMKALSRAMLLTPYLPSVLLRHRLKTHTTVIHQLDKALAKLGVGQLTAQEVKSACYLRGLNSTHIAEERCRTWLGEWLQISCSLKETELSLLLHNVVLLSINYVGSRR, encoded by the exons ATGAAAG GATTGCAGATGTTTTGGGCTGATGCCAAAAAGGCTAGAAGAATAAAGACAAATATGTGGAAGCATAATATAAAGTTTCATCAACTTCCATACCGGGAGATGGAGCATTTGAGACAG TTTCGTCGAGACGTCACCAAGTGTCTTTTCCTAGGTATTCTTTCCATTCCACCCTTTGCCAACTACCTGGTCTTCTTGCTAAT gtACCTGTTTCCTAGGCAACTGCTGATCCAACATTTCTGGACCGCAAAGCAACAGATTGATTTCTTAGATATCTATCATGCTCTCCGGAAGCAGTCCCACCCAGAAATCCTTTGTTATTTAGAAAAAGTTGTCCCTCTCATTTCTGATGCAGGACTCCAGTGGCATATGACAGAGTTGTGTGCCAAG ATGCAACATGGTACCCACCCAGCAGTACATGATATCCTGGCTCTGAGAGAGTGTTTCGCTAACCATCCTCTGGGCATGGACCAGCTCCGTGCTTTGCAGATG AAAGCCTTGAGTCGAGCCATGCTTCTCACACCTTATCTGCCTTCTGTCTTATTGAGACACCGTTTAAAGACTCACACCACTGTAATCCACCAACTGGACAAGGCTTTGGCAAAGCTGGGGGTTGGCCAGCTGACCGCTCAGGAGGTGAAGTCG GCTTGTTATCTTCGTGGCCTGAATTCCACCCATATTGCTGAAGAGAGGTGTCGAACTTGGCTGGGAGAATGGCTACAGATTTCCTGCAGCCTGAAAG AAACTGAGCTGTCCCTCTTGCTACACAACGTGGTCCTGCTTTCCATCAACTACGTTGGGTCAAGGCGCTGA
- the LETMD1 gene encoding LETM1 domain-containing protein 1 isoform X5, translating to MALSRVCWARAALWGSAVPPGLYVVRRLQFVPSGLTWGAPRSSKLHLSPKADVKSLISYVVTKAKVINGKYHRFLGRHFPRFYVLYTIFMKVSSRRHQVSFPRYSFHSTLCQLPGLLANMQHGTHPAVHDILALRECFANHPLGMDQLRALQMKALSRAMLLTPYLPSVLLRHRLKTHTTVIHQLDKALAKLGVGQLTAQEVKSACYLRGLNSTHIAEERCRTWLGEWLQISCSLKETELSLLLHNVVLLSINYVGSRR from the exons ATGGCGCTCTCCAGAGTGTGTTGGGCTCGGGCTGCTTTGTGGGGTTCGGCGGTGCCCCCTGGACTCTATGTCGTCCGGAGGCTGCAGTTTGTTCCCTCTGGCCTGACCTGGGGGGCCCCTCG gtcttcaaagctTCATCTTTCTCCAAAGGCAGATGTGAAGAGCTTGATCTCTTATGTGGTGACCAAGGCAAAAGTGATTAATGGGAAATACCATCGTTTCTTGGGTCGTCATTTCCCCCGCTTCTATGTCCTGTATACAATCTTCATGAAAG TTTCGTCGAGACGTCACCAAGTGTCTTTTCCTAGGTATTCTTTCCATTCCACCCTTTGCCAACTACCTGGTCTTCTTGCTAAT ATGCAACATGGTACCCACCCAGCAGTACATGATATCCTGGCTCTGAGAGAGTGTTTCGCTAACCATCCTCTGGGCATGGACCAGCTCCGTGCTTTGCAGATG AAAGCCTTGAGTCGAGCCATGCTTCTCACACCTTATCTGCCTTCTGTCTTATTGAGACACCGTTTAAAGACTCACACCACTGTAATCCACCAACTGGACAAGGCTTTGGCAAAGCTGGGGGTTGGCCAGCTGACCGCTCAGGAGGTGAAGTCG GCTTGTTATCTTCGTGGCCTGAATTCCACCCATATTGCTGAAGAGAGGTGTCGAACTTGGCTGGGAGAATGGCTACAGATTTCCTGCAGCCTGAAAG AAACTGAGCTGTCCCTCTTGCTACACAACGTGGTCCTGCTTTCCATCAACTACGTTGGGTCAAGGCGCTGA
- the LETMD1 gene encoding LETM1 domain-containing protein 1 isoform X4 has product MYLFPRQLLIQHFWTAKQQIDFLDIYHALRKQSHPEILCYLEKVVPLISDAGLQWHMTELCAKMQHGTHPAVHDILALRECFANHPLGMDQLRALQMKALSRAMLLTPYLPSVLLRHRLKTHTTVIHQLDKALAKLGVGQLTAQEVKSACYLRGLNSTHIAEERCRTWLGEWLQISCSLKETELSLLLHNVVLLSINYVGSRR; this is encoded by the exons AT gtACCTGTTTCCTAGGCAACTGCTGATCCAACATTTCTGGACCGCAAAGCAACAGATTGATTTCTTAGATATCTATCATGCTCTCCGGAAGCAGTCCCACCCAGAAATCCTTTGTTATTTAGAAAAAGTTGTCCCTCTCATTTCTGATGCAGGACTCCAGTGGCATATGACAGAGTTGTGTGCCAAG ATGCAACATGGTACCCACCCAGCAGTACATGATATCCTGGCTCTGAGAGAGTGTTTCGCTAACCATCCTCTGGGCATGGACCAGCTCCGTGCTTTGCAGATG AAAGCCTTGAGTCGAGCCATGCTTCTCACACCTTATCTGCCTTCTGTCTTATTGAGACACCGTTTAAAGACTCACACCACTGTAATCCACCAACTGGACAAGGCTTTGGCAAAGCTGGGGGTTGGCCAGCTGACCGCTCAGGAGGTGAAGTCG GCTTGTTATCTTCGTGGCCTGAATTCCACCCATATTGCTGAAGAGAGGTGTCGAACTTGGCTGGGAGAATGGCTACAGATTTCCTGCAGCCTGAAAG AAACTGAGCTGTCCCTCTTGCTACACAACGTGGTCCTGCTTTCCATCAACTACGTTGGGTCAAGGCGCTGA